A stretch of Cicer arietinum cultivar CDC Frontier isolate Library 1 chromosome 5, Cicar.CDCFrontier_v2.0, whole genome shotgun sequence DNA encodes these proteins:
- the LOC101494909 gene encoding heavy metal-associated isoprenylated plant protein 26, translating to MGALDHISELFDCSGGSHHKKRKQLQTVEVKVKMDCEGCERKVRKAVEGMKGVNQVDIDRKASKVTVVGYVEPSKVVARIAHRTGKRAEIWPYIPYDAVAHPYAQGVYDRKAPSGYVRNTYGESQYPNLARASSTEVRYTTAFSDENPAACAVM from the exons ATGGGTGCTTTGGATCACATTTCTGAGCTATTTGACTGCTCCGGAGGTTCTCACCACAAAAAGCGCAAACAATTGCAG ACGGTGGAAGTGAAAGTGAAGATGGATTGCGAAGGATGCGAGAGGAAAGTGAGAAAGGCGGTTGAAGGAATGAAAGGAGTGAACCAAGTGGATATTGACAGAAAGGCCTCCAAGGTAACCGTTGTGGGATATGTAGAACCTTCCAAAGTGGTGGCGCGTATCGCTCACCGCACTGGGAAGAGGGCAGAGATATGGCCATATATCCCATACGACGCCGTTGCTCATCCCTACGCACAAGGTGTTTACGATAGGAAAGCCCCTTCAGGTTACGTTCGGAATACATACGGTGAGTCTCAGTATCCAAATCTAGCGCGTGCAAGCTCCACCGAAGTCCGCTACACCACCGCTTTCAGCGACGAGAACCCAGCCGCCTGTGCTGTCATGTGA